The Pirellulales bacterium genome segment GCGCGGCATCCATCCCGACGTGCGCGTGGTAGAGCAGAAAGCACCGCCCGCGGTTTCGCAATCCGCCGGTGCGGCTGTCGCCGAAGAGGTCGAAGCCCCCGCGCTGATTGACCTGAGCGACGAGCCAACCACCGAGGGCTTTATTAAGATCGTCGATGCCACCGCGGCAAAAGTAGTCACGGTGATTGAGATTTTGAGCGTGTCCAACAAACTGCCTGGCGAGGGACAACGGCTCTACCGGCAAAAGCAACAGGAATTGAACGAGGGCGGCGTCAGCTTGGTCGAGATCGACTTGCTGCGCGCCGGCGAGCACGTGCTCAACGTGCCAAGCCGTCGCATCCCACGCGCCTATCGGACTCCTTACCGCGTGCGCGTGCGGCGCGGTTGGCGTCCGCGGCGGGTCGAGCTTTACCGCGCTCCGCCCGAAAAACGTTTGCCAAAGATTCAGATACCTTTGCGCGAAACGGATAAAGATGTGACGCTTGACCTGCAATCTCTGATTGAACTTTGCTACCGCAATGGCCGGTACGATCGGACCGATTACACTGTCGATCCCGATCCGCCGTTTGATCCCCCAACCGCCGCTTGGGCGAATGAACTCCTGAAGGCGAAGGGGCTGCGGTAGTACCGGAGACCGAGATGATCCGCGGCCACAAGCATTATCGACGCCTTGCGCGCCGGCGGGACCAGTGTCTTCGACGCCTTGAACCAGCAGCGCTGCTGGCGGCGGCGACAAAAAAGCCGGCGACTGGTATTCGGGCACGCTGCTCGGCGGCCTCGATTTCATCCAGTGGATCGGCGATGGCTCCTGAACCTAATTGGCGGCGGAGAAATGAGTCAGCGTGTCGCGCCCCGAACTGCCCAAGCGGCCCTGACTGATGCGGCCGAGGTTTTCATGGGGGCGTTCAGCGACGGCCTGCCGACTTAAGCAAATCGTTGGCCCACGCGGCGTCGGCCTCGTCGAAGGGCGGTTCCGGCCCGGCCGAGTAATCGAGCGAGTCGTATCGCCCGTTGGCATAGCACTGATCGACCAAGGACTGCAGATCGAGCGGCACGTCGGGGTCGGTCTTGCGCAGAGGGATCTTGATGTGGGGCAGCGGCTGGCGCACTGAGAAGCGGTAGAGCTCCGCTCGGACCGGCTCCCAGGCCCGCCAAACGCATGCCCCATACCCGCGGTGGTAGGCCGTGGGAATGGCACGTTTCGGCATGTTCATGACCCAGCCGCCCCCGCGCAGCAAATCGATCTCGACGAGGCTGACCCTGGCGCGGCGAAGCTCGCGCTGTTTCCGGCGATATTCCTTTCGGCCCGGCGCGTACTTGTTCGACGGGCTCAAAACCTCGATCACTGTGACAAGACGCTGCTCGGCCGTGCGTTCGCGGATTTCGATGTACCCTTCGTTGGCCATTTCCGGAAGATAGACGACGAGCGGCTCGGCTGCCGTGGTCGTGGCGGAGGCCACCGCAACGCCCCCACCCTCCTCGCGATGCGGATGCTCCGTGATCCGTACATCCGGGTAGATCGCCCGTCGGTATTCGACGTCGAGATCATAGGGCTCCACGTAGACCTGCTCCTCCATCCGGGCCACCAGATCGCCGGGCAGCTTGCCCTGAAGGTGATCGCGGGCGTAAGTAACCAGGCTCTGATGCACATCGCGCCAGTGCAATTCGAGATATGGATCCATGCCGGGAAAAGGGCTTTTCATTTCGTGGCCTCTAATCCACCGCCTTGGCACCCGCGATCAAATCGATGAAGTCCCGGTTGCTCTTGAACTTGGAGAGCTGCTTGGTGAGCTGCTCCATGGCGTCGACGTGGTGCATGCTCGACAGCGTGCGGCGAAGCATGGTCACGGCGTGCAGCGTTTCAGTGTCGAGCAGTTTCTCTTCGCGGCGCGTGCCCGATTGGCTGATGTCGATGGCGGGCCAGACGCGGCGGTCGGCCAGCTTGCGGTCGAGCACCAGCTCCATGTTGCCCGTGCCCTTGAACTCCTGAAAGATCAACTCGTCCATGCGGCTGCCCGTGTCGATCAGGGCCGTGGCCACGATGGTCAGCGAACCGCCTTCCTCGAACAGTCGCGCCGTCGCAAACAGTTTCTTGGGAATGTCGAGGGCCTTGATGTCGACGCCGCCCGACATGGTGCGGCCGGTGTTGCCCACCCACTTGTTGAAGGCGCGGGCCATGCGGGTGATCGAGTCCATCAAGAGGAACACGTCGTGGCCCATTTCCACCAGCCGCTTACAGCGTTCGACCATCAACTGCGAAAGCCGCACGTGGCTTTCGACGTCGCGGTCGAGACTGCTGGCGAGCACTTCGCCGTTGAGTACGCTGCGGCGAAAGTCGGTCACCTCTTCGGGCCGCTCGTCGATGAGCAGCACGTAGAGCTTCACCTCCGGGTAATTCGTGGAAATCGCCTGGCTGATCTGCTGCAGCAGGATGGTTTTTCCCGTGCGAGGCGGGGCCACGATCAAGGCCCGCTGCCCTTTGCCCAGCGGCGTGAGCAGATCCATCACCCGCGGGCTGAGCGGCTGCGGGCCGGTCTCCAATTGCAGCCACGACTCGGGGTTGATTGCCGTGAGCGCGTCGAAGCTTTTGACGTTGAGATACTCTTCGGGCTTGATGCCGTCGACGTCGATGACTTCCCGCAGCCGCGGTCCCTGCTGCTTGCGGCTTTGCTGCACCATGCCGTTGATCAGCACCCCTTCGCGGAGGCCGAACTTCTCGATCATGGTGCCCGGCACGAAGGGATCGGTCCTTTCGCGCTGATAGTTGTTTTTGGGATCGCGGAGAAAGCCGTAGCCGTTGGGGTGCAATTCAAGAACGCCCACCGCCGGTTCGAGAGGCACCGGCTCGCCATTTTCCATCAGGGGTTCGAGGTCGGGAGGCATGCGGTCTCCACCGCCGCCTCCTCCACCGCCGCCGCCTCCTCCACCGCCGCCGCCTCCTCCGCGTCGTCGTCGCCGCGGTGCATGTCCGTTAAAGGAGCTGGAACCGTTCATGCCGCGTCCGCCGCGGCCGCGTTTCTTCTTCGCCATAGTTCACCAGAAAAGAGACGGATTTGCATTGGCCATTACCATTGCGGCCAATATCAACGCGCAAACCACGCGCGATGGTTGGGGGGTGATCCCAAAAGATTAAGAACGAGGCCCTCGGCCCGTTGCCGAAAAACCGAAACAGAAGCCAACTTTCGCCTTGCGACGAAAATCGTAAGAATCTGGGGTCGACCCCCTCGGCTGGCATTGAAATTCATGCCAGGCCCTCGAAAATCACCGAGGACCCTATGCCGAGCGGGCGACAGGTATGCCAATCAAGCACGGCCCGCCCACAAAAAAGCGGCCAAAGCCCTGATCCACTGAAGTTTTCCAGGAAAACCAGCAGCTCTTAACGACCGGGCCAGAAGCGGCTCCAACCTCTGAACTGCCATCAAAACCCGCTCAGAGGACCCTTGCAACCCAGCCAGCCTATATGGCCGCCGTTGCGCGGGCGGGACGGTGCCTGTCTGTCAGGCAAGACGTAAAACTATGAAAATCTTAACCACATCTACGGCTGTGTCAAGCGATGTTTTTCTAAATCCGTGACCGCCCCCCCATCTGCCACGCTGCCTCGTGCCAAAGCCAGCCGCACAATCGGAACGATCGGCAGATTTGCCCGAAGGTTTGTCTCCGGCCCGTCCGATGTAAAAACGGTGTCCCGCATAGGGCAGAAGTCACGCTACGCTTGCAGGAAAGGCCCGTCCTCCTATGTTGGCAAACTGGCTGCTTGTTTGGGCTTTCGCCGCGCCGTCGTTCGCAGATTCGCCGGCGGGCGAAGCCGGATGGCGCTGGGAAACCGATCTCGACGCGGCCCAGCGGACCGCCCGGCAGACGAACCGCCTCGTGCTGATTCACTTCGGCGGGCCGTGGTGCCCGCCGTGTCAGCGGTTGGAGCAGCAAGTGTTCAACCAGCCGGGTTTCGGCCGCGAACTCCAAGCGAAATACGTCGCCGTCAAGGTCGATCCCCATACCAATCGGGCACTCGCCGAGAAGTACGGGATTCGCACCTTTCCGACCGATGTGGTCATCACTGCTCGTGGACAACTGGTGTACAAGGTCGGCAGCCCGAACACGCGCGCGGCTTATACCGAAACCATGAATCGGATTGCGGCCAGTGTGATGCCGCTCGACGCGATTGCGGCGGATCCAAAAGCTAAACCAGAACCGCAGCCACGGCCCCAGCCGGCAGCGCCCCAGCCCAACAAAGTACACGACCCCGCCGATCGCTATGCGGCTTATGAGCGCAGTCGACCGCCGGCGAAACCCCCGGCGGCACGGGCGCAGGCCGGGCAGCCAAAACCGCTGGAAGACGCGCACAGCACGGCTTCGACCACGGAACCGCGACCGAACGGCCTGAACGCCTCGTCCGTCGGCAGCGGCAATCGCTTGGCCACCGCCGCGCAGTATCAAGGCGAGGTCGCGCCGGCACCGCCCCGGCCAACGGGCGTGGCGACCGCCTCAAGGTCCGGCGACGCGACGCCGGCCACCGCTGCCGCGGACTTGCACACACATGTGCCGGTGCGCGATCGCGAGATGTCCGCACCCGCCGCGCATCCACCGCTCGCATTGGATGGCTATTGTGCCGTCGCCTTGGTTGACAAGCGGCAATGGCAAAGAGGCGATCAGAGGTGGGGCGCAGTCCACCGCGGGCGAACGTATTTGTTCGTCAGCCAAGATGCGCAACAGGCGTTCCTTGCCAATCCGGACCGCTACAGCCCGGTCTTTTCCGGCAACGATCCGGTGATGCGGCTCGACCACCATCAAAACGTGCCCGGCCGACGGGAGCACGGCGCTTTCTATAACGAGCGCGTCTATCTGTTTGCCAGCGAAGAGACGTTCCGGCAATTCGACCGCGAGCCGAACCGCTACGCCACCGAAGCGCGGCAAGCCATGCGCCGCTAAGCAGCGACGGCATTGAATTCATGCGGCCCGCGGCGAAGATGCCGATCGAAACGCAGGCTGAGCCGTTTCCCCTCGGCCAGGCGAACGAAGCCTTGGAGGCGTTGCGGACCGGTCGCATCCAGACTTCGCCGTCGGGTAAACCTCGACATGCCTGCGGCCAGCGGCTAGGCTGATAGTTGAAAGTAACCCGCCGGGCCGCGCCATCGCGGCCCTCCCGCCTTCCCGTTGCCACACGATTCCATTATGTCGATCACGCGCGTCTTGCCTCGTCTTTTGTTTGCCTCCGCGCTCCTCGGCCGCGTCGCTTCGTTGCAGGCCGCCACGGGAACCGACCAGTCGGCCAGACCGCCGGCCGAGGCGCTGGCCGCTCTCAAAACGCCCGACGATCTTGTGGTCGAACAGGTGCTGGCCGAACCCGATGCCCGGCAGCCGCTGTTCATCGATTTCGACGAGCGCGGCCGGATGTGGGTCGTCGAGTACATTCAGTATCCCTATCCGGCCGGAATCAAAATCCTCAGCGAAGACAAGTTCTTGCGTGCGACTTACGACAAAGTGCCCCCGCCGCCGCCCAATCACTTCCGCGGCCTCGACAAGATCAGCATCCACGAAGACACGGACGGCGACGGCAAGTTCGACAAGCACAAGAAGTTTCTCGACGGCCTGAACATCGTCACGAGTTTTGCCCGTGGCCGCGGCGGCGTTTGGGTGCTCAACCCGCCTTACCTGCTGTTTTATCCCGACCGCGACGGCGATGACGTTCCCGACGGCGGTCCGGAGGTGCATCTGCAAGGCTTCGGGCTGGAAGATACGCACTCCTGTGCCAACAACCTTCGCTGGGGTCCCGACGGCTGGCTCTATGCTTGTCAGGGAAGCACGGTCAGCGGCGACATCTTGCGGCCCGGCCGCGACAAGAAGCCGGTGCATTCGATGGGCCAGCTCATCTGGCGCTATCACCCCGAGCAGCGGCGATACGAGATTTTTGCCGAGGGCGGCGGCAATGCGTTCGGCCTGGAGATCGACTCGCTCGGCCGCATTTATTCGGGCCACAACGGCGGCGACACGCGCGGTTTTCACTATGTGCAGGGCGGCTATTTCCAGAAGGGCTTCAGCAAGCATGGGCCGCTGTCGAATCCCTACACTTTCGGCTATTTCCCGGCGATGAAGCACGCCGCGGTGCCGAGGTTCACGCACGCCTTCGTGATCTACGAAGGGGCCGCGTTGCCGGACCGATACAACGGACTGCTCTTCGGCGTGGCCCCGCTGCAAAGCCATGTGGTCATGAGCAAGCTGCTGCCCGATGGCTCGACGTTCAAGACGGAGGACGTGGGCCACGCAATCGAGTCGAGCGACGACTGGTTTCGCCCGGTCGGCATCACCGTCGGGCCGGACGGCGCGATCTACGTCTGCGACATGTACGAGGCCCAGATCGCCCATCTGCGGCATCATGAGGGGAAAATCGACACCTCGACAGGACGGGTCTATCGCCTGCGGGCACGGACCAAGGAGCCCCCTGCCGCGTCGTTCGACTTAGCGAAGCTGTCGAGCGGCGAGTTGATCGGCCAATTGAAGCAGCCGAACAAATGGTCCCGCCGGACCGCACTGCGGCTGTTGGGCGACCGCAAAGACACATCCCTCGTGCCTGAGTTGCGGGAAAAGCTTCAGGGCGAGACTGGCCAATTCGCTTTGGAGTGCCTGTGGGCCCTCAACCTGTCGGGCGGATTTGATGAGTCGGCGGCGATGGTCGGGCTGAGCCACGCCAATCCCTACGTGCGTGATTGGACGGTGCGGCTGCTGGGCGATTCCGGCAAAGTTTCGCTCGAACTGGCCTCGCGTCTGTCGCAGCTCGCCCAATCGGAGCCGAACGTCGAAGTGCGCAGCCAGCTTGCTTGCACCGCGCGCCGGCTGCCGGCCGAGCAGTGCCTGGCCCTCGTGCGCGGCTTGCTGGCCCGCGATGAGGATCTCGACGACGTCCATCTGCCGCTCTTGCTGTGGTGGGCCATCGAGTCGAAGGCCGAGAACGACCGCGAGGCAGTAGTCGGTCTGTTCAGCGAACCGGCGGTCTGGCAACTTGCGATCGTCAACAAGCACATCTTGCATCGTTTGATGCGGCGGTACGCGGCCACGGGCAGCCGCAAAGACCTGGTCGTATGTGCCAAGCTGCTGAACCTCGCCACGGGCGATGACCAGCGCAAGGCGCTGATGCGCGGCTTTGAGGAGGCTTTTCAGGGAAGGCCGTTGGCAGGCTTGCCCGACGAACTGGTCGACGCCATGAGCAAGTTCGGCGGACAGTCGCTCACGCTCTCGTTGCGGCAAGGCAAGCCCGTAGCAGTCGAGCAGGCACTGGCGCTGATTGCCGACGACAAAGCCGACGGGAACCAGCGGTTGCAATACATTCAGATTTTCGGCGAAGTTCGTCAACCGGCGTGCGTGCCGGTGTTGCTCAAGCTGTTGCAGGCGACCTCGGATGACGGCCTGCGAACCGCGGCCCTGGCGGCGCTCGAGAAATACGACGCCCCGGAAATCGCCGCCACGGTGCTGACGCTCTATCCCCAGTGGACCGACGACGTGCGCAGCGTCGCACAAAGCCTGTTGGCCAGCCGCAAGGGAACCACCTTGGCCCTGTTGGAGGCCATCGACACGGGCAAGGTCGACGCCACGACCATTCCGCTCGACGTTGCCCGCAAGCTGACGGTCCACCGCGACCCGCGGATCGCCGCTCTGATTGCCAGGCACTTCGGCAGCATCGAAGGGGCGACCACCGCCCAGATGCAGGAGCAGATCGACCGGCTGGCCGACACGATTCGCAACGGTCCGGCCAGTCCATACACCGGCAAGAAGCTGTTCACCGCCAACTGCGCCAAGTGCCACAGGCTGTTCGGCCAGGGCGGCCAGATCGGTCCCGACCTGACCAGCTACAAGCGCGACGACGTGGGAAACATGCTGGTGAATATCGTCAACCCGAGCGCCGAGGTCCGCGAGGGTTTCGAGACCTACCAGGTGCTCACCGACGACGGCCGCGTGGTGAGCGGTTTTCTGGTCGACCGCGACAATCAGGTGGTCGTGCTGCGCGGGGCCGACGGGCAATCCGTGTCGCTCGTGCAGAGCGAGATCGAGGAGATGTTACCGCAGCGCAAATCGCTCATGCCCGAAGGGGTACTGGCGAAAATGACCGAGCAGGACGTGCGCGATCTGTTCGCTTATCTGCGGAGCACGCAGCCGCTGAATGATTGAAAACGTGCGTGCCGGGACGAGCGCGGAAGAGAAGGTAAACGGTGGCCCGTAGTCGAACAACGCAGCGGTCGCGTGACAAAGCCAGACTCGTCCGACGTTCGATTCGCTCGGACTCTACCGCAACGGGTGGTGCTCCCTGGGGTGACATCTTCATCTGCCTGGCATTGGCACTGGCCACCGTCGCCTGCTATAAGAACTTGGTGAATAGCGGATTCGTCAATCTCGACGATGACTACTACGTCACGCGCAATCCTTGGGTGCAAATGGGCCTGAGCCGTCCTTCGGTGCATTGGGCATTCACCACGATGGCGGTGGCCAATTGGCATCCGCTCACCTGGTTATCGCTGGAACTCGACTATCAACTCTTCGGCCCAGCCCCGGCGGGCTTTCACGCCACGAACCTCGTGCTCCACGTCGCCAACACGCTTCTACTTTACTGGCTGCTGCGCCGCTGGACCGGCGCCGCAGGCCGCAGTGCGTGCGTGGCCGCTTTTTTTTCACTGCATCCGCTGCACGTCGAATCGGTGGCCTGGATTACGGAACGCAAAGACGTGCTTAGTACCCTGTTCTTGTTGTTGAGCCTCCTGGCTTGGCAGGTCTATGTGCGGCGTGCGGGCGTCGGGGCGTATGCGGCGTCGCTGACGCTGTTCATTCTCAGTTTGATGGCCAAGCCTATGGGAATCACATTGCCATTGCTGCTCTTGCTGCTCGACTTCTGGCCGCTGGCGCGCGGCGGCGAGGTCGGACCGAATCGCACTCCGTGGATGCCGAGCAAAGCGATGCTGGTCGCCGAGAAACTGCCGTTCTTCTTAGTGAGCGCCGCTTGTGCCGCTGTTACGGTCTTGGCCCAGGGCCACGGCGGCGCGCTGGCCTACGGAAGGTCGTTGTCGTTGGCAGATCGGCTGTTGGCCGTGCCCGTGAATTATCTCATCTACCTGCGGCAAACGTTGTGGCCGGCCGGGCTGGCGGTGTTCTATCGGCATCCCGGCGGCGACCTGCCGATGTGGCAGCCGCTCGCCGCCGCCGTGGTCCTGGCCCTGGTCACCATCTCCGCACGATGGCTTCGCCAAACACGCCCTTATCTGACCGTCGGCTGGTTCTGGTTCCTGATCTCTTTGTTGCCCGTGATCGGCTTGGTCCAGACGGGAGCTCAGGCGACGGCCGACCGTTACATGTATCTGCCGATGATTGGCCTGCTCATCGGCGCATGCTGGGGCGGATGGGACCTGGCAGTTCGCTGGCGGTGTCGGGAGGTGCTCGTACTTGCGGCCACGATCTGCCTCTTGGCCTGTGCCGGGCTGACATTCCGGCAAGTGGCCACATGGCACGACAGTGTAACGCTTTGGCAGCGGGCTGTATCGGTCGCGCCGCCTGCGGTCTTGTCGTTTGTGAACTACGCTTCGGCCCTCAAAGAGGCCGGAATGACCGATGAGGCCCAGCATTGGTATCGGGAGGCGTTGGCCATCGACCCCGACGACTTTGCCGCCAACTCCGGCCTGGGAATCGTGTTGTCGAACAAGGGGCATCAAGAAGAGGCCGAGCGCCATCTGCTGACGGCGCTGAAGTCGAGGCCGAAGCATCCGCTGTTGCTGGAAAATCTCGGCATCGTGAAAGAATTGCAAGGGCACCTCGACGCGGCAGTCGAGTATTACCAATTATCTGCCGGGTTCGATCCGCAATCGCCCCGCATCCAGCAACATTTGCAGCGCGTGCGTCAGAAGCAGGCGGCCGGGCCGTCCCAACCCTGAACCTGCCTACTCTTCCACCGGCGACAGTTCCTTCTCGAAGATCACGAGGTTGCTGCCTAAGTCCGGGTCCCAGCGAATGCCGACCAGGTTATACTCGCGGGCGATGGCCAGGTGCAGCATGGGGCGATGCCCGTTCTGGCACTCGAAGCGGACCCAGGCATAATCATGCTCGGCAGCCCAGGCGTGGACGGCGTCCATCAACTGCGAAGCGATGCCTTTGCGGCGGAATTCGGGCAAGACTCCATAGAGCCAGGAAAAGTAGACGCTCGGCTTCAACTCGAAGCCCAGAAAGAACCCGACCGGCCGATTATCCAGCGCGGCGATCAGTCGTAGCCCATTATAGCGGCCGAGAAAACGGCGCTGAAAGAACGCCGCCTCTTTGGCGGGCCGATAAATCTGGCCATACAGTTCGGTGATCAGCGGAATGTCTTCCACGCCTACGACGTCGATCTTTGCGTTAGCCATTGCAGGTAGGATACAGGGTAGCAGGAAACAGGGTGCAGGGAGACTCGCGGTATTGATCCGATTCTGGACTTGCAATGGCCCCGGTTGCAAGGCCACGACTTTTTATTTTTGGTTGTTATGATCGTAGTATGGGAGCGAGCGAGCTTGCGAGCGCCGGCCCACCATGTTTAGGCGTTAGGCGTTAGGCGTTGGGCGAGGCAACAGGACCTTCCTAATGCCTAACGCCTATCGCCCAACGCCTTCAAACACAGCATCCTCTTGATTCTCGGAGTTCATCATGCACCAAAATATCGCCCTTGAACGTCTCGTCGATTTGAGCAATCCCGAGGCCAATCTCATCTTGAATATGTCGCTCGACGAAGCCATCGCACGCCTCGCTTCGGGCGATCCCGAACAGGTGCGGGCCATCGACGGGCAATTTGCTCTCGTGCATCGCGAAGGAAAGACCGTGCGCATGGCCCGCTCGATCGGCCGGCCGTTGCGGTATTTTATCGCCAAACGCGCGGAAGGTCCCTGCCTCGTTGTCGCCGAACGTATCGACGCCATCCGCGACTTCCTGGCCGCCGAGGGACTTGTGGGACAGTTTCATCCGTCGTATACGCGGATGGTCCCGGCCCATCACCTGGTCGAGATTGCGCTGGTGGGTTGCCCCGACCCGAACCCCACCTATCGCCGCTTCTTCACGCCGCAGCGCAACAGTCTGCCCGCCGACATTGACGCGATCGGCCGGGCGTACATCGGCGCGCTGGCTGAAGAATGCCGCAAGTGGTTAGGACAGATCGGGCCTCGCGAACCGATCGGCGTACTCTTTTCGGGCGGCGTCGATTCAGGGGCGGTGTTCGTGTTGCTCTATCATCTGTTGTTGGCCACCGGCCAGTCGCCCGCCCGACTGAAGGCGTTTACGCTGTCGGTCGACGGCGACGGCGACGATGTGCGTCAGGCCCGCGAGTTTCTCGCGGCACTGGACCTCGGTCTGTTTTTGGAAGTGATCGATGTGCCGGCTTCGGCCGTCGACCGGCGTGAGGCGGTCCGGGCAATCGAGGATTACAAGCCGCTCGACGTGCAATCGGCGGCCTTTGCGTTGGCGTTGTGCCGCGGCATCCGGCAGCGATACGCCGACTGGACTTACCTGGCCGACGGCGACGGCGGCGACGAAAACCTCAAAGACTACCCCATCGAAGCCAACCCCGAGCTGACGGTCCGCAGCGTGCTCAACAACCTGATGCTCTATCAAGAGGGTTGGGGCGTCGAGGCGATCAAGCACTCGCTGACGTATTCCGGTGGGCAAAGCCGCGGCCATGTGCGGTCGTACGCTCCGGCCCGGCTGTGCGGATTCAAGGGCTTCAGCCCCTACGCGCTGCCGAATGTAATCCAAGTGTCGGAAGGGATTCCGTTCATCGAGCTGACCGAGTGGCAGCACGACAGGCTCTATGCGTTGAAGGGCGAAATCGTGCGCCGCGGCGTGCAGGCGGTCACCGGATTGTCGATGCCGGTGTTCGAAAAGCGTCGCTTCCAGCACGGCGCCGGCGCTCGCGAGCGGCTGGCGGAGCGGCTGCCGGACGATCCGCAGGTATACCGTCGCGAGTTCGCGGCGATGTATGGTTAGCGGTCGGCCCCTGCCACCGGAGACTGACCGGGCACCGGCAAAAGCGTCGCGCGCGACGCTTTTGCCCACCGTAGCCCTTTCGCTCCGCGAGAGGAAAGCCGTTTACCTCGCGACCATGCGACCACGGACAACAAACCAATTTTCGATTTCAAAGAGCTTAGTCGGAGCGCTCCGCGCCGCCTGCCCTGTCAGCCGTCCCACTGCCAAATTGGCCGACACGACAGCCAGCCGGTTGTTGCAGCTATTTCCATGCCGACAATGAACAAATTAACACATCTTCGTCGCTCGGTTCGCCCTGCCGCATCCAATCCGCCTGTCAGTCGCTCTAGGATAAGTGTGGGTGTCCTGCTTCACCATTTCTCGGCTGCGGGGGGGCGGAACCGGGCGAACCGCGCGCCGTATCCGGATCCCTCACGACGTTTGCTTGGTCCCCGTTCGCGCGCGGCAACGATGGGTGTCTTGCTTCGGCATCGCATGATTGCGGCCACTGGCCGCAGACCCCGAAGGGGTCGTATTCGATAGCCCAGGGTGCAGCGCAGCGGAACCCTGGGTTAGTAGCGGCATTGGCATTGTCAGCCCCAACGGGGCGCCATTCCCTGGAGGCCGCGCCGAACGGTTGGGCTGGTAGCCGAATCGGCCGGCCCCCCCGACATCGCCTGTGGATCGCTTGCATGATAGAATTGGTTCCCGTAGACCTGCCCTTGCTTGGCGGCCTGCGGGGATTGGCCCCCGGCTCGACGGGCGAGCTCTCGGCCGTCGATGTTGTCACTGCGCATCGAAAAGCCGAGTCCGTTTTCGCGGCAAAAGGGGTTGTGCTGAAGCGGTCGACCAGCGGTGAAATGACCAAAATGAAGCAACGGATTGCCGCAGCCTATCGGCAGCAGAGGTCTGGACCGTCGCGCACCGCATCACGCGGTCGCCACGGCCGCAAAAGCAGACCTGGAAAAGGGACCCGGAAAAGGGAATCAGTAACCGCCCTTCACGGCAAGCGTCCCGCAGATCACCCATGCCGACAGGTGCATCGCCAGGCCGCATGTGTTAGCCTTAAGGCAGCGTAAACATTCCGCTCGACCATGGCGTCGCCACCGCCTTCCACGCGAAAACCGCGGCTCACGGGGTCACCAGTATGCGAAAACCGGCCAGGAAACAGAGCATTCAGCTTGTGATTCAACGCATCGTCGCGCGGATCGTCAAACGGTTCCACCCCGAGAGAATCATTCTTTTTGGATCGCAAGCGCGGGAA includes the following:
- a CDS encoding thioredoxin family protein; this translates as MLANWLLVWAFAAPSFADSPAGEAGWRWETDLDAAQRTARQTNRLVLIHFGGPWCPPCQRLEQQVFNQPGFGRELQAKYVAVKVDPHTNRALAEKYGIRTFPTDVVITARGQLVYKVGSPNTRAAYTETMNRIAASVMPLDAIAADPKAKPEPQPRPQPAAPQPNKVHDPADRYAAYERSRPPAKPPAARAQAGQPKPLEDAHSTASTTEPRPNGLNASSVGSGNRLATAAQYQGEVAPAPPRPTGVATASRSGDATPATAAADLHTHVPVRDREMSAPAAHPPLALDGYCAVALVDKRQWQRGDQRWGAVHRGRTYLFVSQDAQQAFLANPDRYSPVFSGNDPVMRLDHHQNVPGRREHGAFYNERVYLFASEETFRQFDREPNRYATEARQAMRR
- the rho gene encoding transcription termination factor Rho; this translates as MAKKKRGRGGRGMNGSSSFNGHAPRRRRRGGGGGGGGGGGGGGGGGGDRMPPDLEPLMENGEPVPLEPAVGVLELHPNGYGFLRDPKNNYQRERTDPFVPGTMIEKFGLREGVLINGMVQQSRKQQGPRLREVIDVDGIKPEEYLNVKSFDALTAINPESWLQLETGPQPLSPRVMDLLTPLGKGQRALIVAPPRTGKTILLQQISQAISTNYPEVKLYVLLIDERPEEVTDFRRSVLNGEVLASSLDRDVESHVRLSQLMVERCKRLVEMGHDVFLLMDSITRMARAFNKWVGNTGRTMSGGVDIKALDIPKKLFATARLFEEGGSLTIVATALIDTGSRMDELIFQEFKGTGNMELVLDRKLADRRVWPAIDISQSGTRREEKLLDTETLHAVTMLRRTLSSMHHVDAMEQLTKQLSKFKSNRDFIDLIAGAKAVD
- a CDS encoding DUF4058 family protein, coding for MNSPFPGMDPYLEQHWLDVHQRLVIYGCDQIQTSLPHDLLARVEERLVVEPDDSPARGIHPDVRVVEQKAPPAVSQSAGAAVAEEVEAPALIDLSDEPTTEGFIKIVDATAAKVVTVIEILSVSNKLPGEGQRLYRQKQQELNEGGVSLVEIDLLRAGEHVLNVPSRRIPRAYRTPYRVRVRRGWRPRRVELYRAPPEKRLPKIQIPLRETDKDVTLDLQSLIELCYRNGRYDRTDYTVDPDPPFDPPTAAWANELLKAKGLR
- a CDS encoding DUF4058 family protein, which codes for MKSPFPGMDPYLELHWRDVHQSLVTYARDHLQGKLPGDLVARMEEQVYVEPYDLDVEYRRAIYPDVRITEHPHREEGGGVAVASATTTAAEPLVVYLPEMANEGYIEIRERTAEQRLVTVIEVLSPSNKYAPGRKEYRRKQRELRRARVSLVEIDLLRGGGWVMNMPKRAIPTAYHRGYGACVWRAWEPVRAELYRFSVRQPLPHIKIPLRKTDPDVPLDLQSLVDQCYANGRYDSLDYSAGPEPPFDEADAAWANDLLKSAGRR
- a CDS encoding PVC-type heme-binding CxxCH protein gives rise to the protein MSITRVLPRLLFASALLGRVASLQAATGTDQSARPPAEALAALKTPDDLVVEQVLAEPDARQPLFIDFDERGRMWVVEYIQYPYPAGIKILSEDKFLRATYDKVPPPPPNHFRGLDKISIHEDTDGDGKFDKHKKFLDGLNIVTSFARGRGGVWVLNPPYLLFYPDRDGDDVPDGGPEVHLQGFGLEDTHSCANNLRWGPDGWLYACQGSTVSGDILRPGRDKKPVHSMGQLIWRYHPEQRRYEIFAEGGGNAFGLEIDSLGRIYSGHNGGDTRGFHYVQGGYFQKGFSKHGPLSNPYTFGYFPAMKHAAVPRFTHAFVIYEGAALPDRYNGLLFGVAPLQSHVVMSKLLPDGSTFKTEDVGHAIESSDDWFRPVGITVGPDGAIYVCDMYEAQIAHLRHHEGKIDTSTGRVYRLRARTKEPPAASFDLAKLSSGELIGQLKQPNKWSRRTALRLLGDRKDTSLVPELREKLQGETGQFALECLWALNLSGGFDESAAMVGLSHANPYVRDWTVRLLGDSGKVSLELASRLSQLAQSEPNVEVRSQLACTARRLPAEQCLALVRGLLARDEDLDDVHLPLLLWWAIESKAENDREAVVGLFSEPAVWQLAIVNKHILHRLMRRYAATGSRKDLVVCAKLLNLATGDDQRKALMRGFEEAFQGRPLAGLPDELVDAMSKFGGQSLTLSLRQGKPVAVEQALALIADDKADGNQRLQYIQIFGEVRQPACVPVLLKLLQATSDDGLRTAALAALEKYDAPEIAATVLTLYPQWTDDVRSVAQSLLASRKGTTLALLEAIDTGKVDATTIPLDVARKLTVHRDPRIAALIARHFGSIEGATTAQMQEQIDRLADTIRNGPASPYTGKKLFTANCAKCHRLFGQGGQIGPDLTSYKRDDVGNMLVNIVNPSAEVREGFETYQVLTDDGRVVSGFLVDRDNQVVVLRGADGQSVSLVQSEIEEMLPQRKSLMPEGVLAKMTEQDVRDLFAYLRSTQPLND